From Paenibacillus polymyxa, the proteins below share one genomic window:
- a CDS encoding PolC-type DNA polymerase III produces MGGAEEKRKRLELLMKQVVMPAGVVDPYFLDGWIDQVEISRTNKDWNITIAKETLVPAQVYRTFCIQVQEKMSHIAKITFRFQYSEQVQPGDIIGEYWKLFLEWVHREIPSVNGWMNRAVHEWEDGLLLLTMSDSMSLELARKKQIDQAIIKFYDKYFGLSLRIKVQVGESNQEALQEFQEKKMQEEREVIQQMMESMEAEMPPLEEEEGDVRLQFGYDIKEPAIPMQEIQDEEKKVTLQGTIFGLDSKELRNGSTLFTYYLTDFSDSLQMKMFAKTKEDLKILSLLANGKWVKVRGRVEYDRFMQIPELVMIPSDLVEVQAPPGRKDNAAEKRVEFHLHTKMSAMDAVASIDQYVKTAAKWGHKAIAVTDHGGVQCYPDAAKAAKKNGIKMIYGIEANVVNDAVEVVMQAQPLNLKTATYVVFDIETTGLSVTQNKIIEIAAVKMHEGKEIDRYATFVNPHERIPYNIQQLTNINDEMVKDAPDVEPVMKEFVAFAGDAVLVAHNARFDVGFIQATLRKMGLPEMTNPVLDTLELARLLFPTLKNHRLNTLTTKYKVALESHHRAIDDTVALAEVLNGLLNDAEQIKGFRMLDRLNDYVGKDLSTVRPFHCCIYALNPVGKKNLYKLVSMSHTEYFKRVPCIPKSKLSEMRDGLLIISGCEKGEFFEAVLNKSEEEAEEIAQFYDVLEIQPLTMYMHLVEKQLVSGPDALKTAIRKVCEIGKRLDKPVIATGNVHYLETRDKLYRDITIHGITGFSPLKDIRKPDAHLRTTDEMLAEFEFLGEEKAYEVVVTNTSELAERFEELELFPDKLFTPLLDGADEEIRNTCYETARSIYGESLPEVVVARLEKELEPIIKYGFSANYLISERLVKKSNQDGYLVGSRGSVGSSVVATFLGISEVNPLPAHYICGNSDCKHSEWFLDGSVPSGFDLPDKNCPNCGGKLKGEGQDIPFETFLGFKGDKVPDIDLNFSGEYQPVAHNYTKVLFGEKSVFRAGTIGTVAEKTAFGFAKKYEEAHHKKWRGAELNRLASGCTGVKRSTGQHPGGIVVVPDYIEVEDITPVQYPADDTSSEWKTTHFDYHAFDANLLKLDILGHDDPTMMRMLQDLTGVDPTTIPMNDPKVMSMFNSTEALGVTPQQIRTPVATYGVPEMGTKFVRQMLVESQPSSFADLLQISGLSHGTGVWLGNAQELIKNNTCNIKTVIGCRDDIMLFLIYKAGMDAGLAFKITESVRKGKGLSAEWIEEMKKCKVPQWYIDSCLKIQYMFPKAHAAAYVISAVRTAYFKLYHPIEYYATYFSVRAADFDIDLCCQGYDAIARKIVEIEQLGFQAPPKEKGMLPILEMALEMTARGFSFKSIDLYRSEATRFKVDGDSLIPPFGALQGIGDNAARNIAAAREQGEFLSVEDFQQKSKASKTIVEMLSQMGCFRGLPESNQLSLF; encoded by the coding sequence AGTGGTGGATCCTTATTTTTTGGACGGTTGGATCGATCAGGTTGAGATTAGCCGTACCAACAAGGATTGGAATATCACTATTGCCAAGGAGACACTGGTCCCCGCTCAGGTGTATCGTACGTTCTGTATTCAAGTACAGGAAAAAATGAGTCATATCGCTAAAATCACATTCCGCTTTCAGTACAGTGAGCAGGTTCAACCTGGTGATATTATCGGTGAATACTGGAAGCTTTTTTTAGAGTGGGTGCACCGTGAAATTCCATCTGTTAACGGTTGGATGAACCGGGCTGTGCATGAGTGGGAAGACGGTCTATTATTACTAACAATGAGCGATAGTATGTCATTGGAACTAGCGCGCAAAAAGCAGATAGATCAAGCTATTATTAAGTTTTACGATAAATATTTCGGGCTCTCTTTGCGTATTAAAGTTCAGGTGGGTGAAAGTAACCAGGAGGCATTACAGGAATTTCAGGAAAAGAAAATGCAGGAAGAACGCGAAGTTATTCAGCAGATGATGGAAAGTATGGAAGCTGAAATGCCACCTTTGGAAGAAGAAGAAGGGGACGTGCGGCTTCAATTTGGTTATGACATCAAAGAACCGGCTATTCCGATGCAAGAGATTCAGGACGAAGAGAAGAAAGTCACCCTACAAGGAACAATCTTCGGTTTGGACAGTAAAGAATTGCGCAATGGCAGTACGTTGTTTACGTATTATTTGACAGACTTTAGTGATTCCTTGCAAATGAAAATGTTTGCTAAAACTAAAGAAGATCTAAAAATTCTCAGTCTGTTGGCTAACGGTAAATGGGTCAAAGTGCGGGGACGAGTTGAATATGACCGTTTTATGCAAATTCCTGAGTTGGTTATGATTCCTTCCGATCTAGTTGAAGTACAGGCCCCACCCGGACGTAAGGATAATGCAGCGGAAAAACGGGTTGAGTTTCATCTACACACAAAGATGAGCGCCATGGATGCTGTCGCCTCGATTGATCAATATGTCAAAACAGCCGCCAAATGGGGGCACAAAGCGATTGCGGTCACAGATCATGGCGGTGTGCAATGCTACCCTGATGCTGCTAAGGCTGCAAAGAAGAACGGCATTAAAATGATCTACGGCATTGAGGCCAATGTAGTTAATGATGCTGTCGAGGTTGTAATGCAGGCACAGCCTTTAAATTTGAAAACAGCGACTTATGTCGTTTTTGATATTGAAACCACCGGTTTGTCAGTTACACAAAATAAAATCATTGAGATTGCTGCTGTTAAAATGCATGAGGGCAAGGAAATTGATCGTTATGCAACCTTTGTCAATCCGCATGAACGTATACCCTACAACATTCAGCAACTGACCAACATTAACGATGAAATGGTCAAGGATGCGCCGGATGTCGAACCTGTTATGAAGGAGTTCGTAGCTTTTGCTGGTGATGCTGTATTGGTTGCTCATAATGCGCGGTTTGATGTCGGCTTTATCCAGGCCACTCTTCGAAAGATGGGTTTGCCCGAAATGACCAATCCGGTGCTGGATACGCTGGAACTGGCCCGTTTGCTGTTTCCTACGTTGAAAAATCACCGTCTGAACACACTGACTACTAAATATAAAGTCGCGTTGGAAAGCCATCACCGGGCTATTGATGATACAGTTGCGTTGGCAGAAGTGTTAAACGGACTACTAAACGATGCAGAGCAAATTAAGGGTTTTAGAATGCTCGACCGCTTGAATGATTATGTGGGAAAGGACCTATCGACTGTTCGTCCTTTCCACTGCTGCATTTATGCTCTCAATCCGGTTGGTAAAAAAAATCTGTACAAGCTGGTTTCTATGTCTCATACCGAATATTTCAAGCGTGTGCCTTGTATTCCTAAATCGAAATTGTCTGAGATGAGAGACGGATTGCTTATTATTTCTGGCTGCGAAAAAGGAGAATTCTTCGAGGCCGTGTTGAACAAGTCCGAGGAAGAAGCCGAGGAGATTGCACAGTTTTATGATGTGTTGGAGATTCAACCTTTGACGATGTATATGCATCTGGTGGAAAAGCAACTGGTAAGCGGGCCTGATGCACTAAAAACGGCCATACGTAAAGTATGCGAAATAGGAAAACGTCTTGATAAGCCCGTGATTGCTACAGGCAATGTTCACTATTTGGAAACTCGCGATAAGCTGTACCGTGATATTACCATTCACGGCATTACTGGATTTAGCCCGCTAAAGGATATCCGAAAGCCAGATGCTCATTTACGAACAACGGATGAAATGCTGGCAGAGTTCGAGTTTTTGGGCGAGGAAAAAGCGTATGAAGTTGTTGTGACAAATACTAGCGAGCTGGCAGAGCGTTTTGAAGAACTGGAACTGTTCCCTGACAAGCTTTTTACGCCCTTACTGGACGGAGCAGATGAGGAAATTCGCAATACATGCTATGAGACGGCTCGATCCATTTATGGTGAATCCTTACCTGAGGTTGTTGTAGCTCGCCTTGAAAAAGAATTGGAACCTATTATTAAATACGGTTTCTCCGCTAACTATCTCATTTCTGAACGTCTGGTTAAAAAATCTAACCAGGATGGATACTTGGTAGGTTCACGGGGGTCTGTTGGTTCTTCTGTAGTTGCTACTTTTCTCGGTATTTCTGAGGTAAATCCGCTGCCCGCCCATTACATTTGCGGTAATTCTGACTGTAAACACAGCGAATGGTTTTTGGATGGAAGTGTTCCAAGCGGTTTTGACTTGCCAGATAAAAACTGTCCAAATTGCGGTGGCAAGCTCAAGGGTGAGGGGCAAGATATACCTTTTGAAACGTTCCTCGGTTTTAAAGGAGATAAAGTTCCCGATATTGACTTGAACTTCTCTGGTGAATATCAACCTGTTGCCCATAATTATACGAAAGTATTGTTTGGTGAAAAAAGCGTTTTCCGTGCAGGAACCATTGGTACAGTTGCTGAGAAAACGGCGTTTGGTTTTGCCAAAAAATATGAAGAGGCACATCATAAAAAATGGCGTGGAGCCGAGCTGAACAGGCTGGCTTCTGGTTGTACGGGTGTAAAACGTAGTACCGGACAGCATCCGGGCGGGATCGTTGTTGTTCCCGATTATATTGAGGTCGAGGACATTACACCGGTGCAGTATCCGGCTGATGATACGAGCTCGGAATGGAAAACGACGCATTTTGATTATCACGCTTTTGATGCGAACTTACTCAAGCTCGATATTCTGGGCCATGATGATCCGACCATGATGAGAATGCTTCAGGATTTGACCGGGGTTGACCCTACGACCATTCCAATGAATGACCCCAAGGTGATGAGCATGTTCAACTCCACGGAGGCACTCGGTGTAACACCGCAGCAAATCCGCACGCCTGTTGCCACCTATGGTGTACCAGAGATGGGGACCAAATTTGTACGCCAGATGCTGGTAGAGTCGCAGCCGAGTTCTTTTGCCGATTTACTGCAAATATCCGGTTTGTCTCACGGTACGGGTGTATGGCTGGGGAACGCACAAGAGTTGATTAAAAATAATACATGTAACATCAAGACCGTAATTGGTTGTCGGGATGATATTATGCTGTTTTTGATTTACAAGGCGGGGATGGATGCAGGTCTGGCCTTTAAAATTACGGAGAGCGTACGTAAAGGTAAAGGGCTTAGTGCCGAATGGATTGAAGAAATGAAAAAATGCAAGGTGCCGCAGTGGTACATTGATTCCTGTCTTAAAATCCAGTACATGTTTCCGAAGGCGCATGCTGCAGCCTATGTTATTTCAGCAGTGCGTACAGCGTATTTCAAGCTGTATCATCCGATCGAGTATTATGCAACTTACTTCTCAGTACGTGCAGCCGATTTTGATATTGACCTGTGCTGTCAAGGGTATGATGCGATTGCACGGAAGATTGTCGAAATTGAGCAGCTTGGTTTTCAGGCTCCACCTAAAGAAAAAGGGATGCTTCCAATTCTGGAGATGGCTTTGGAAATGACGGCTCGCGGGTTTAGTTTTAAATCTATTGATTTGTACCGTTCCGAAGCTACTCGTTTCAAAGTGGACGGGGACTCGCTCATTCCTCCGTTCGGAGCTCTTCAGGGGATTGGAGATAATGCAGCACGTAACATCGCAGCGGCCCGTGAACAGGGTGAATTTCTGTCCGTTGAGGATTTTCAACAGAAATCGAAGGCTAGTAAAACCATTGTCGAAATGCTGTCCCAAATGGGTTGCTTTCGAGGTCTGCCAGAGAGTAATCAGCTGTCTCTGTTTTAA